The following are encoded in a window of Bradyrhizobium sp. WBOS07 genomic DNA:
- a CDS encoding methyl-accepting chemotaxis protein — protein sequence MTSDRSGNAAKLAGRFTLATKLYAIFALFALLTAAIAVLSDYNSRRSAELTNAIETANAAALNVERVNSLVYAVVMESRGVYMSTEPAVVKKYGDGLLKFNAQILDVVKRWETIVRDDDAEQFATFKKRIEQFVEFRKELVRRGVEINAAAGREWGDNDANRAVRSALNKDLEALSKVYAERARQIAQQTEANHGLSLVLTCLGGVALALVVIGIVIIARSIARPLAAITATIKQVADGTEDVVVPHSDRADEIGALARAIQVFQEAMRRNRNLASQVSQDSAAREERARHIERSFEQFREAIGAIMRGLSDNASVMRQTAQTITRVTADANSRAGTAANATAQAAHNVTAVAGAAEELSASVVEIGRQVRQSAGAVEQTGQRTEKSISEIESLAAATQRIDGVLNLIQAIAEQTNLLALNATIEAARAGDAGRGFAVVAHEVKALAGQTAKATAEISENVAMIQSSTRNAVDAVREIGGAVREINEVTSAIAGAVGQQDAATREISSNAQSAAQGNATLVANITSLRDAIGETDTAAASVLSAAGSVAETADTLSREVEKFFQNLRAGSEDGRIAKAG from the coding sequence ATGACATCAGACCGATCTGGGAATGCCGCCAAGCTGGCGGGCCGTTTCACGCTTGCCACCAAGCTCTACGCGATCTTCGCGCTGTTCGCGCTGCTCACGGCGGCGATCGCCGTGCTGTCCGACTACAACAGCCGCCGCAGCGCCGAGCTGACCAACGCGATCGAGACGGCGAACGCCGCCGCGCTGAACGTCGAGCGGGTCAACTCGCTGGTCTATGCGGTCGTGATGGAATCGCGCGGCGTCTACATGTCGACCGAGCCCGCCGTGGTGAAGAAATACGGCGACGGCCTGCTCAAGTTCAACGCGCAGATCCTGGACGTCGTGAAGCGCTGGGAGACCATCGTTAGGGACGACGATGCCGAGCAGTTCGCCACCTTCAAGAAGCGCATCGAGCAATTCGTCGAGTTCCGCAAGGAGCTGGTGCGGCGCGGCGTCGAGATCAATGCGGCCGCGGGGCGCGAATGGGGCGACAACGACGCCAACCGCGCCGTGCGCTCGGCGCTGAACAAGGATCTCGAGGCGCTGTCCAAGGTCTATGCCGAGCGCGCCAGGCAGATCGCGCAGCAGACCGAGGCAAACCACGGATTGTCCTTGGTGCTGACCTGCCTCGGCGGCGTGGCGCTGGCCCTGGTCGTGATCGGCATCGTCATCATCGCCCGCTCGATCGCCCGGCCGCTCGCCGCGATCACCGCGACGATCAAGCAGGTCGCCGATGGCACCGAGGACGTCGTGGTGCCGCACTCCGACCGTGCCGACGAGATCGGCGCGCTCGCCCGCGCGATCCAGGTCTTTCAGGAAGCCATGCGCCGCAACCGCAACCTCGCCTCGCAGGTCTCGCAGGACTCCGCCGCCCGCGAGGAGCGCGCCCGCCACATCGAACGCTCCTTCGAGCAGTTTCGCGAGGCGATCGGCGCGATCATGCGCGGCCTCAGCGACAACGCCTCCGTCATGCGCCAGACCGCGCAGACCATCACCCGCGTCACCGCGGATGCGAACAGCCGCGCCGGCACGGCGGCCAACGCCACCGCGCAGGCCGCCCACAACGTCACGGCAGTGGCGGGCGCGGCCGAGGAGCTGTCCGCCTCGGTGGTGGAGATCGGCCGCCAGGTGCGGCAGAGCGCCGGCGCGGTCGAGCAGACCGGCCAGCGCACCGAGAAGTCGATCTCCGAGATCGAGAGCCTTGCCGCGGCCACGCAGCGCATCGACGGCGTGCTCAATCTGATCCAGGCCATCGCCGAGCAGACCAACCTGCTGGCGCTCAACGCCACCATCGAGGCCGCGCGCGCCGGCGATGCCGGCCGCGGCTTTGCCGTGGTCGCCCATGAAGTGAAGGCGCTCGCGGGCCAGACCGCCAAGGCCACCGCCGAGATCAGCGAGAACGTCGCGATGATCCAGTCCTCGACCCGCAACGCGGTCGACGCCGTCCGCGAGATCGGCGGCGCGGTGCGCGAGATCAACGAGGTCACCTCGGCGATCGCCGGCGCCGTCGGTCAGCAGGACGCCGCCACGCGCGAGATCTCGTCCAACGCGCAGAGCGCCGCGCAAGGCAACGCGACGCTGGTCGCCAACATCACCTCGCTGCGCGACGCCATCGGCGAGACCGATACGGCCGCCGCCTCGGTGCTGAGTGCGGCGGGCAGCGTGGCCGAAACCGCGGACACGCTGTCGCGCGAGGTGGAGAAATTCTTCCAGAACCTGCGCGCGGGGTCGGAAGACGGGCGGATCGCCAAGGCGGGGTGA
- a CDS encoding permease, which yields MELAIKLLIGGTGSLASYLAAHVLLCLLPAFFIAGAMVALIPKASITRWLGRNTPAYVSYPAAAAAGSVLAVCSCTIVPLFAGIYRKGAGIGPAIAFLFFAPAGNIMALTYTGSILGLEFAVARVVMCLLFGIGIGLLMALLFWRDDVGHDAQTDALFAEQAAVSPAALGVLLSLVAVLIAGTIKLWPFTATMATVHLPLPWAEAWQTLLFQWMPFDVGKGEEGVGFHGSVLIVLLLLIAATVWKGMENIIEGANLWTWLALGLSATTLLVAAARLTPEPGGLEVGLTGRVLAVALSMWAVWHFARKLAADDWRSWLWESWRFVKQIFALLLVGVFLVGMVRQVIQPEWIESLAGSNTLLANALGVGFGVFMYFPTLVEVPVARMFLDLGMHRGPLLAYLMADPELSLQSMLMVAVVIGRAKTAAYVGAVALFSITAGLIYGAWVDGMGWAPLALTLTFIVAAIGGSLVWLRQRQRAAAPA from the coding sequence ATGGAACTCGCGATCAAATTGCTCATCGGCGGCACGGGCAGCCTCGCTTCCTATTTGGCGGCGCATGTCCTGCTGTGCTTGTTGCCGGCCTTCTTCATCGCCGGGGCAATGGTGGCGCTGATCCCCAAGGCCAGCATTACGCGCTGGCTGGGACGCAACACGCCGGCCTATGTATCCTACCCGGCGGCTGCCGCAGCCGGCTCCGTGCTGGCCGTGTGCTCCTGCACCATCGTGCCGTTGTTTGCAGGCATCTATCGGAAAGGCGCGGGCATCGGACCGGCAATCGCTTTCCTGTTCTTTGCGCCTGCAGGCAACATCATGGCGTTGACCTACACTGGTAGCATACTGGGACTGGAGTTTGCCGTCGCCCGGGTGGTGATGTGCCTGTTGTTCGGCATTGGAATCGGCCTGCTGATGGCACTGCTGTTCTGGCGCGACGATGTCGGCCATGACGCCCAGACCGACGCCCTGTTCGCCGAGCAGGCTGCCGTTTCCCCGGCGGCACTGGGCGTGCTGTTGTCGCTTGTCGCGGTGTTGATTGCCGGCACCATCAAATTGTGGCCGTTCACGGCCACGATGGCGACCGTTCATCTGCCCCTGCCATGGGCCGAGGCCTGGCAGACCTTGCTGTTTCAATGGATGCCATTCGACGTTGGCAAAGGCGAGGAAGGTGTCGGCTTTCACGGGTCCGTTCTGATTGTCTTGCTGTTGCTCATTGCCGCGACCGTGTGGAAAGGGATGGAGAACATCATCGAAGGCGCCAATCTCTGGACCTGGCTGGCACTTGGCCTCTCCGCCACCACCTTGCTGGTGGCCGCCGCGCGCCTGACGCCCGAGCCGGGCGGACTGGAGGTGGGACTGACGGGACGCGTGCTGGCGGTTGCCCTCAGCATGTGGGCGGTGTGGCACTTCGCGCGCAAGCTGGCTGCCGATGATTGGCGGTCGTGGCTGTGGGAGTCCTGGCGCTTCGTGAAGCAGATCTTTGCGCTGCTCCTGGTGGGCGTGTTCCTGGTCGGCATGGTGCGTCAGGTCATTCAGCCGGAATGGATCGAGAGCCTTGCCGGCAGCAACACCCTGCTCGCCAATGCGCTGGGGGTGGGCTTTGGCGTCTTCATGTACTTTCCAACTCTGGTGGAAGTGCCGGTGGCACGCATGTTCCTCGATCTCGGTATGCACCGCGGTCCGCTGCTGGCTTACCTGATGGCCGACCCCGAATTGAGTCTTCAAAGCATGTTGATGGTGGCGGTCGTGATCGGCCGCGCCAAGACCGCCGCCTATGTGGGAGCCGTGGCGTTGTTCAGCATCACCGCAGGCCTGATCTACGGCGCGTGGGTCGACGGCATGGGTTGGGCACCACTGGCTCTCACGCTGACGTTCATCGTGGCTGCAATAGGCGGCTCGCTGGTCTGGCTACGGCAGCGCCAGCGCGCGGCCGCTCCCGCGTAG
- a CDS encoding thioredoxin family protein, translating to MIIVKILGPGCANCKKLEAVAREAASRANIPAEFVKVTEMKDIMAYDVLSTPGLVVNEKLVSSGRIPTVAEVQKLLAV from the coding sequence ATGATAATTGTCAAGATCCTCGGCCCTGGCTGCGCCAACTGCAAGAAACTCGAAGCTGTCGCGCGCGAAGCCGCCAGCCGCGCCAACATTCCAGCCGAATTCGTCAAGGTCACCGAAATGAAGGACATCATGGCCTATGACGTGTTGTCCACGCCGGGTCTTGTGGTCAATGAAAAGCTGGTCAGCAGCGGACGCATTCCGACCGTCGCCGAAGTCCAGAAGTTATTGGCGGTTTAA